The Candidatus Micrarchaeia archaeon genomic interval GTTCATATTCGTCGCTAATCAAAGACGGTGGTTATGATTTGAAAAAACTTTGCCACCTAACTGGCAAACCGGAATCTTACGTGTCCGCTCGAATCAAGCTTATTTCTATGAGCGAAGAAATTCAATCGTTCGTTCACGAGGGAAAACTCCAAATATCACACGCCCTGGAACTAAGCAAAATCGATGATACAGCTCAGCAGCTCAGTTATGCCAAATACGCCGTTGAAACGAGCGCAAATTTACAGACCGTAAAATACTGGGTGCAGCAGTATTATGCCGCTAAAAACGCTCCTGCTGCCCCTGACGGCACACCTACAGTCTCACTCCAACCATTACAAATGCCTAGTTTTGGCTGGAACTGTTTTGTGTGCGAAAACCACACAGAGGCAACTGTTTGCAAAACGCTGCACATTTGCCCTGAGTGCTTTGAATCTCTCTACGCACAAATACAAAAAGCCAAGTCATAAATGTTATTACAGATTTAA includes:
- a CDS encoding ParB/RepB/Spo0J family partition protein; translation: MSSENRQLRNISINLIDPNPNQSRKNYEPESLSELADSIAKVGLINPITVVECGARYILQTGSRRLEAAKLLRQNFIAAFVTRADVSADVGAMLHENLYRSDLSPYEEGCSYSSLIKDGGYDLKKLCHLTGKPESYVSARIKLISMSEEIQSFVHEGKLQISHALELSKIDDTAQQLSYAKYAVETSANLQTVKYWVQQYYAAKNAPAAPDGTPTVSLQPLQMPSFGWNCFVCENHTEATVCKTLHICPECFESLYAQIQKAKS